The Longimicrobium sp. sequence GGCTGCACGTCGCGGAAGACCTCCACCGGCGCGTGCACGAACTCGCTGAGGATCGCGTACATCCGGGCCATCCCGTACACCACGTCGTGGTCCGCGACGATCGCCGTCGGCCCGATCACGCGGCCGGCGGCCTGCAGCTCGCGCGTGCGCTCCACCAGCCGCCGTATTCCATCCGCCACGACGTCGGTGGTGGCGCCGCGCGCGTCGAAGAGCTCGGCGTAGCCCACGGCGCGGTCCACCTCCTCCACCCGCAGGTGCTCCAGGAGATCGGCCAGCGTCAGGTGCCCCTCGGCGCGCGTGAACATCCGCTGCCGCTCGCGGTCCAGCGTGTAGGTGATCGCCATCAGGCGGACCGTCGTCGTGAGACAGAGTGCGCTTGGCCCCGCCGCAACATGCTCCGCGGGTGGCCGGACCGCAACGCTTGCAATCCGCCGTTTCATCGCTCCGTCCAGCCGTAAACAGCGTATACCTTCCGCCGCCGCCGTTCCGTCTCCTTCCACGGCCCGGTATCTTCAGACCCGACCGAGAGTTGCGAACCCCGGACGACTGGAGATGACCGCGACCGAGCGCCCCCGCCGCATCCTGCTGGCCGACTGCGACTCGTACTTCGTGCGCTGCGCCATGCTGGCCGACCCCGAGGGTGCGGGGAAGGCCGAGCTGCTGCTGGTGGGCGGGCGCCCGGACGGCCGCGGCGTGGTGACCTCGGCCAGCTACGCGGCGCGCAAGTTCGGCGCGCACGCGGGAATGCCGATGTCGCAGGCCGTCCGCCTCTGCCCGCGGGCGATGGTGGTGCCCGTTCCCGGCGAGATGGTGCAGCGCAAGCACCGGGAGGTGCGCGCGGTGCTCGACGAGTTCAGCCCCGTGGTCGAGGCCGCCAGCGTGGACGAGTTCTACCTGGACCTCACCGGCACCGAGGAGCTGTACCACCACGAGCCGCTGGAGGATACGGCGCGCCGCATCCAGCAGGCGGTGCTGGAGCGCACGGGGATCTCGCTTTCCATCGGCGCGGCCACGCAGCGCACGCTGGCCAAGATGGCGGCGGGGGTGAACAAGCCGTTCGGCATCCACGTGGTGCCGCCCGGCGGCGAGGCCGAGTTCATCGCCCGCTTCGACCTGGCCGACATCCCCGGCGTGGGCCCCGCCTTCGCCGAGTCGCTGCGGCGGCGCGGCGCCACCCGCGTGCGCGACCTGGTGCCGCTGGACGAGGCGACGCTGGTGGCCTGGCTGGGCGAGTCGCGCGGGCGGTGGCTCCACCGGCTCGCGCGGGGGCTGGGCGGCGAGGGCGGCGTCACCCCGCGCGCACCGCAGAAGTCCATCTCGCACGAGCGCACCTTTCCGCAGGACATCCGCACGGAAGAGGAGATCGAGGCCAAGCTCCTCTACCTGGTCGGCGAGACGGGCGCCTCGCTCCGCGCGGACGGGCTGAAGGCGCGCACGGTGACCGTGAAGATGCGCTACGGCGACTTCACCGACCGCACCGCCAGCCGCACCGTGAACGAGCCGCTGGAGAGCGACCGCGCGATCTACGCGGTGGCGCGCGAGCTCCTGCGGCAGATGCGGGCGCAGCGGCGCGGCGGCATCCGGCTGCTCGGCGTCGGCGTCTCCAGGCTCGGCGCCGACGGCGAGGCCGAGCCCATGCTCTTCGAGCCACCGCAGGGGCTGGAGACCGACCGCGACCGCCGCCTCTCCGCCGCCACCGACCGCCTGCGCGGCCGCTTCGGGCGCGACGCCGTCCTCCCCGCCCGCGTGGCGCCGCCGCGGAAGGAGTAGAAGCAGGATTTCACGCGGAGAAAGCAGGGCGGCGGAGGAGTTCTCTCTGCCGCCCTGCTTCTCCGCGTGGACCCCCCTTGGTTGACAGGGCGAACTCCGCGTGGTTCCTTCGGACGAAGCCGTTCAACCCCGATCCCGGAGCCGAATGTTCGCAGTCGACGCGTTGATCCTGGTGGCGGGGGTGCTGCTGCTGGCGGCGGTGGCCAGCAGCAGCTTTTCGTCGCGCTTCGGCGTGCCGGCGCTGGTGCTGTTCGTGGCGGCGGGGATGCTGGCCGGGTCCGAGGGGGTTGGCGGGATCGACTTCGACAACTTCGAGTGGGCGCACGCCGTCGGCACCATCTCGCTGGCCGTCATCCTCTTCGACGGCGGGCTGCGGACCTCGTACGCCTCGTTCCGCCGCGGGCTGGCCCCTGCGCTGGGGCTGGCGACGGTAGGCGTGGCGCTGACGACGGTCATCACCGGCGCGGCGGCGGCGTGGGTGCTGGGGCTGCCCCTGATCGAGGGGATGCTGCTGGGTGCCATCGTGGGCTCCACCGACGCGGCGGCGGTGTTCGCGGCGCTGCGCGGCTCCGGGCTGCGGCTGCGCGAGCGGGTGAACGCCACGCTGGAGGTGGAGAGCGGCGCCAACGACCCCATGGCCGTCTTCCTCACCCTGGGCCTGCTCGAGGTCCGGATGGGGCGGATGGAGGCGGGGTGGGGGCTCGTCTGGTTCTTCCTCCTCCAGGTCGTGGTCGGCGCCGCGGTCGGGATCGGCGTGGGATGGATCGGCGTGCAGCTGAACCGCCGGCTGCGGCTGGCCGCCACGGGGCTGTATCCCGTGCTGGCGACGGCCGTGGCGCTGGTGGCGTTCGGCGCCGCGGCCGAGATGCACGGGAGCGGCTTCCTGGCCGTCTATCTCGCCGGCATCGTGGCGGGGAACGAGCGCACGGTGCAGCGGCGCGGCGTGCTCGTCTTCACCGACGGCATCGCCTGGCTCTCGCAGATCGTGATGTTCGTGGTCCTCGGCCTTCTCTCCTTTCCCAGCCACGTGCTGGCCGTGGCGTGGCAGGGGCTGGCCATCGGCGCGGTGCTGATCGCCGTGGCACGGCCGCTGGCAGTGGCCGCGGTGCTGCTGCCGCTGCGCTTCACCCCGCGCGAGGTGGCGTTCGTGGCGTGGGCGGGATTGAAGGGCGCCGTCCCCATCGTCCTGGCCCTCTTCCCGCTCCTGCTGGGGCTGCCGAGCGCGCCGCTCCTCTTCAACGTGGTCTTCTTCATCGTCCTCCTCTCCGCCGTCACCCAGGGGTGGTCGCTCCCCGTGGCGGCGCGGCGGCTGGGGATGGAGGAGCCGGGGGACGACGAACCCTCCGTCGCCCTGGAGCTGCTGGGGCCGGACGGGGAGATCGCGGGAGATGTCGTGCGCTACGCGGTGACGGACCGCTCCCCCGCGGCCGGGCGCACGCTGCGCGACCTGGCGCTCCCCGAGGGCGCGGTGGTGGCGATGGTGCTGCGCCACGGGGAGATGATCCCGCCGGCGGGCGAGACGGAGATCCGCGCCGGCGACCACGTCTCCGTGGTCCTCCGCCCCCAGGTCCGCCCCGCCGTGGACCGCGCCTTTGCCGACGCACCAGTGGGGGGTGGGGATGGGGATTCGGACAGCCTGGCACGGAAGGGCGATTGAAATCGCGGCAACAACGGCCCGAAGTCCGCCTTCGCGGACTCCCACCCTTGCCATCTCCGCGCGTATCCAGCTGCCGGATAGGCTCGAATCGGCCTCCCCCGCCTGAACCGATCCGAACAGCCTCGCGCAGTTTGCGAGGCTTCCCGTGGTTGTTGCTGCGACTTCAGTCGCCGGTGCGGGGTGCTTCCCCGGGTGCTTCCCCCGGGATGGGCTCGTTCTGGTTCGTGCGCTGGAGCCAGGTGACGTGCTGGACTGGCTATGGATCCTTCGGCCTGCAATCGCTGGTGAGTGCGAATGCTACAGTGTGGCCGGCCTCAGGATGACGTCCTTTGGGGTCACTCTCCGACCGGTCAGGCCTCCGGGAGGGCGACCCGCCCGCCGCCGTGCCGGCGGGGGCGCGCAGGAGCACCCGCCGGGCCAGCCGCCGCGAGGGAGGCGACATCCGGACGTGAAGTCATTATCTTGGAACGATCTACAGGTGAATCCTTCCCATCGGAAGCCTCGTAGACCACCCCGTCCCGGCCGTTCGGCTGGGGCACGCGGGGACGCGGCGTGAGGCGCCGCCGCCCCGCATCACCAACGAAATCGCTCCAGGAGAGCGCATTCCGCCATGTCGACCATCCAGATGCCCACCGGCAGGCCCCGGCCGCAGATGCCGCGGATCGGCAACCCGCTCCGCGCGATCGCCGGCAAGGCGCCGCTCGTGGTGGGCGCCGTGCTGCTCCTTCTGCTCACGCCGTCGATGTTCGTGTACATCAACCCCGGCAACGTGGGAATCGTGATCCACAAGCTGGGCGGCGGGGTGGACCGGCATCCGCTGGGGCAGGGGCTGCACTTCCGCAACCCGCTGACCACGGGGATCGAGGAGTACCCGGTGTTCATGCAGACGCTGGTGCTCGCCCGCGGGAACGCCGAGGGCTCGGCCAGCAACGACGAGATCAACGTCAACAGCATCGAGGGCCAGCCGGTGTCGCTGGACGTCTCGCTCTCGTTCGAGCTGGACGCCAGCAAGACGCCGCGGCTGTACACCACCTTCCGCACCGACATCGAGCACATCCAGCACGGCTACGTGAAGCAGTCGATCCGGCAGGCGCTGCAGGAGGTGGTGGGGAGCGAGCCCATCGCCGACATGCTGGGGCCCAAGAAGGCCGAGGTGGTGGCGCGCGCGCAGAACCTGATCGCCACGCGCCTGGCGCAGTACGGGTTCATGGTGAAGCAGTTCACCATCAACGAGATCCGCGCGCCGGCCGAGGTGATGCAGGCCATCAACACCAAGAACGTGATGCAGCAGCAGGCGCTGACCGCGCAGAACGAGCTGCAGAAGAACATGTACAACGCGCAGGGCGACAGCATCCGCGCCAGCGGCCGCGCCAAGGCCATCCTCACCGAGGCGCAGGCGCAGGCGCAGGCCAACCAGCTGCTCTCGCAGAGCATCACGCCCACGCTGGTGCAGTACGAGATGACCAAGAAGTGGAACGGCCAGATGCCGCAGGTCACCGGTGGCGCCACGCCGCTGCTGCAGCTGAGCCCGCCGGGCAACCGGTAAACCGGCGGGTCTCGCCGGACGCGGACCGATGAAGAAGCGGGGGAGGCCATCGGCTCTCCCCCGCTTCTTCGCGTCCGCTCTTCCCCGCAGCGCCCGGGGTCCTCGTGGACGCCCATGTTGCGGCGTGCTTCCCTCCTGATGACGCAGTTGAGAGGGCTGGATGATGCACCGCCATTCCGGACGTGCATCGCTGGTCGTCCTACAATCCGCGAATTCAGTCCGTGCATCCTTGCCGCATCACCCCGACGTCATCCTGAGGCCGGCCACACCGTAACCAGCGTCTACCCGAGAGGTTGCAGGCCGAAGGATCTATCGCCGCCGCAGCACGTGATTCGCCGAGGTGCACTGATTCTTCGGCCGGATCTGGTATGAGAGGGCTGATGATGCAACGCCACTCCGGACGCGCATCCCTGCACGTCCCACGATTCGCGAGAATCGAGCTGTCCTAACCGATCGATCGGGGATGGTGATGGCCCCGCTTCCGTGCGCCTCCGAGAGATGGGTGCTCACGAAAAATCCGCGATAACTCATCGCACGCCGAGCCTTCCCCGACGTCCCCGCCAGCATCCCGCCGGGCAGACGAAGACGATGCGCCTGACCTGATTGACGTGCGGAACCGGTGATAGATCCTTCGGCCTGCACGTTCTGGTGTGAAAGGAGTTCAGGCGTGGCCGGCCTCAGGATGACGGTCAACGGGTAGGCGCGCAACAGAGATCGGGCGCACCTCACCGTGGTGCGCCCGATCGCGTGTGTCGCAATTCGGATCCCGATCTACTTGCCCGTGGACGCCGACGCCTGGCGGTTGCCGATGTCGCGGCGGTAGACGGCCACGCCGTAGGAGCACGGCTCCGCGCTGCACTGGGCGACCCGCACCGCCACGTGGTACGTCCCCGTCTCCGGCGGCGTGAAGGAGATGGTGGGATAGTCGTCGTCGTCGGTGTCGCTATGCAGCAGGTGGTCGCCGCGGTCGTAGACACCCAGGTCCACGTTGCTGCAGTCGCGGTCGCACCGCGCGGTGATCAGGTACGACACGCCCTTCTCCAGCGTGAAGTCGTGCGCGTCTCCCCCGCCGCGGGCGGCGCTGCCGGTTGCGACCGGGAAGGCGGCCACGAACCCGCGCACCTGCAGCATGGGCGTGATCACCGCCAGCTGGTCTTCCACCTCGCGCTGCGGCTGGCGGCGGTGCACCACCGCGCCGCTCCCGCCGTCCAGCGCCGGCTCCGGGTGGTCGCCCACCAGCGCCAGCCCCGCGTGCGGATTGGCGACGAGGACCGAGCGGCTGAACGGGCGCGGCGTGCCGCGGCTGGCCACCATCGGCAGCGCATACCGCACCGGCACCGCCATGTTCAGGTTCTGCCCGCCCATCACCATCATCGTGGCCACGCCGATCACCTCGCCGCGCTCGTTCATCACCGGCCCGCCCGACGAGCCCGGGGAGATGGGCGCGCTGATCTGCAGCATCGCCACCCCTTCCAGCGGGCGCTTGCCGCTCACCATCCCGTCGGTGAAGGTGCCGCTCATCCCCAGCGGGTTCCCCATCACGTACACCTTGTCGCCCACTTCCAGGTCGTTGTCGGTCCCCAGCTTCAGGTAGCGCAGGCCGCGCGCGGGAAGCTGCATCAGCGCCAGGTCGCTGGTGGGGTCGCCCGAGACCAGCGACACGTCCTGCCAGCTGCCGCCGTCCAGCAGGCTCACCTGCAGCCGGCTGGCCTCCTCGATCACGTGGTAGTTGGTGATGAACAGCCCGTCGGGGCTGACCACGAAGCCGGTGCCCAGCCCCACCGTGTCGCCGTCCGCGGCGATCGCGCGGATCATCAGCAGGCTGGCGTGGGCGTTGGCGGCGATCTCGCGCGGCGTGGGGTTGGCCGCGGGGGCCTGCGCGCGGGGCTGGCCCGCCGCGGGCGCGGCAACCAGCACGAGAGTGGCGAGGAGAGTGGCGGTGCGGGCCGAACGTTGGCTTGCCCTTCTCATGGCGACCTCTCCGGGTCCGTGTACTGCCCCGGGGCACCGACCACCGCGCCCCGGCTGGACCCGGAGTCCTTCTCAAAACCGATGCCAGATTTTCGCCAGCGGCTCCGGTAACATCCGACGATTCAACATCTTGCGATCACACTGTAGCAGAAAGAACCCTCAAGGCGGCCTGCTCCAGCACGGAAACCGCCACCGGCATGCACTCCTCGCAGATGTCGAAATGCGGCGAATGGTGGGGATGGACCGCACCCTTCGGCTCGCTCATCGCGCCCACGAAGAAGTAGCAGCCGGGAACGCGGAGCAGGAACTCGCCGAAGTCCTCGGCCGCCATCGTCCGCACCTCGGGCCCGAAGCGCACGCGATCGGCGCCGACGACCTCCTCCGCGGCGGCGCGGACGACGTCCGCCATCCGCGCGTCGTTCACGGTGGGCGGCGTGTCCTGGCGGTAGCGGAAGTCGTACTCCGCGCCCATCGCCTGGCAGACGCCGGCCACGATGCGCTCCATCCGCCGCGGCAATTCCTCGCACGCCTCCACGTCGAACGCGCGCACCGTCCCCAGCAGCCGCGCCGTGTCGGCGATGACGTTGAAGGCCTTCCCCGCCTGGAACGAGCTGACGGTCACCACCGCCGACTCCAGCGGCGACACGTTGCGGCTGACGATGCTCTGCAGCGCCACCACCACCTGCGCGCCGATCATCACCGCGTCGATGGTCTGCTCCGGCATGGCGCCGTGCCCGCCGCGCCCGCGGATGGTGATCTCGAACTCCCCCGCCGAGGCCATGAACGGCCCCGGCGTCACGCCGACGATGCCGCTGGGCAGCCCGGTCCACACGTGCAGCCCCAGCGCGCGGTCCACGCCGTCCAGCACCCCCTGCTCGATCATCCGCAGCGCGCCCTGGCCGCCCTCTTCGGCCGGCTGGAAGACGTACTTCACCGTGCCGCCCCACCGCTCGCGCCGCGCCGCCAGCCGCTCCGCCACCGCCAGGCCGATGGCGGTGTGGGCGTCGTGCCCGCACGCGTGCATCTGCCCCGCGACGGTGCTGGCGAAGCCGTGCGTCGTCTCCTCCTGGATCGGCAGCGCGTCCATGTCCGCCCGCAGCAGCAGCGTGGGCCCGCCGCCCGCGCCGCCGCGCAACGTCCCCACCACGCCGGTCTCCGCGATCCCGGTCCGCACGTCGTACCCGGCGGCGCGCAGCCGGTCGGCCACGATCCCGGCGGTGCGATGCTCCTGGAACCCCAGCTCGGGGTGCTGGTGCAGGTCGCGGCGGGTGCGGATCAGCAGTTCGGTCTCGGCAGTCGCGGTGGCCATCTCGTTCGTCGGTATTCGTGGTATGGAGATGATGGTTTCGGCGCGGAATCTAACTCCCCCGCCAATCCCCGGCGATACAATGCCTCGTGCAGGGGACGCAGACAAATCTCTACCGTTTGAAATTGCGAGTTTTCGCCGCACGTTGATGCCGTGCAGGAATATGCCGTGTTCACGACGAAAGCATTTACAACATCGCAAATTCCTGACTTATGCACACGCCCGTTGATACCAATACAGATTTACCTAAGTCCATCACCCATGAATGGTTCAAGCGTCACAACCGAATTGAAGTCCCAGTCGGATTTCCGCTGATGCAGCTGGAGTTACTGCAGTATACATTGCCATTATATTACTGATCTGCCGGGAAATAGAATCGGTGCACCAGCCGCTTCGGAGTTTCCCTGAGGAAACAATCCTGAAGATGGCATCCGGTGCACGGTATCGAGCGGATTGCGAGGCGAGGGCCTGCTTCAATGGCTAGCCTATTTGACGGACCAACATCCAAGATTCCGGCCGGAATGCCAAAACTATAACTCTCTCAGGCTATATTTCCGTAGCTCGGCGCAAAAACATAAAAATCCTTGACGTTCACACAGCTTGCCAATTAGCATTACAAGCAACGCAAGATTCTATGGTTTACCGTTGGGTAGTTCGACATCTACGCTGCGGATCTGTCCGTAAAAAGCCGCACCTGGTGGGGTGCTCTCACTCTGGGCCGAGGACGCCGTGGGGTCCAAACTCACGGCGGGGTTCCAGAGAAGAGGTTCGGGAGAGGGTCCAATCTCTCCCCACCCCAACAGGTGCGGATATTTTGCAGTTCACCGAGGCGGCAGCACTCGAACCCTTCGCTACGACTCCGCCCCGTGCCTCTACTGTGGCGCGGGGCGGATTGCTTTGTCAATCGTTCGGATCCACCTGCGTGGTACTGATCACGCCGCCTGCGCCTCCCCGGCGATGGCGGGAGCGGCGTCCTGCGGCTCGGGCTCGCGGTCGGGGCGACGCGGGCGGTCGTTCTCGCGCTCGCGGTCGTCGCGGCGGTGGCGGTCGGGGCGGCCACCGTTGCGGTGGTGGTCGCGGCCGCCGTTGCGGTGCTCGGAGCGCGGATGCTCGTCCTCGTCATCCTCATCGTCCCGCTCCGCCCGGCGCTGCTTGCCGTTGCGGCGGGGCTCGCCGCTGGGACGGGACTCACCGTCGGCCCGCGGCTCGGGCATCGGCGGCGCGGCATCCTTCGCCTCGGTGGGCTCGGGAGGCGGCTCGTCGACGTGCTCGGGCGGGGCGAGAAGGTGGTCGAGGGGGATGATCTCGTCGCCCATCCCCTTGCGGCGCGGGTTGGCGATCCACTGTGCCACGCGCTGCACGAAGCGCCACACGCCGCCGCTCCCCGGCCGCTGGTAGTCCGCCGATCCGGGATCGGTCCCCATCTTCTGGAAGACCGCCGTCAGCCACTCCGGCCCGTGCCCGCCCACCTCCAGCTCGGGAAGCCAGCACTCCAGCTCGCCCGTGGGCACGATGAACAGCCCGTACTCGGCGCACGAGGTCAGCAGCTGCTCGGCCATCGCCCGCACCTCGCGCGACGCGCGGTAGATGCCGCCGCCCTTCCAGTCCTCGCCGCGCAGCTTCTGCTGGATGCGGTCGCGCTGCTCCTCCCACGGCTCCCAGAACACCTGGGGCACGAAGGTGGCCTTCAGCAGGTCGCGGAAGTCCTCGCGCCCCTTCAGGATGTCGAGGTCGACCACCGCCACTGCGGGGATTCCCATCTCGCGCAGCGGGCGCACGATGCGGCGGATGGTCTGCTTGTTCTGCGCGTTCATGAACAGGCACCCGTCGGCCCCGCCCGCGCGCGCCGCCAGCAGCCGCTCGTTGATCTCGGAGTAGAACACCCGGTCCGCGTCCGCCTCGCACACGATGGCGCCCTCGTGGAAGAGCGCGTTCAGCACGCCGGTGGAGCGCAGCAGCGGGTCCTTCATCATCGTGTCCAGCCGGTCGGCACGTAGATGCCGCGCCGTCGCGACGCCCGCGCGCCAGGTGAGGCGGACCACGTTCACGCGGTGCCCGCTCTGCACGCACCCCATCAGGAACTCGGGCGAATGGGTCGACGCCATCACGTTGGCGCCGCGCTCGGCGGCCAGCTGCGTCAGCCGCTTCCCCAGCTTGCGGGTGAGC is a genomic window containing:
- a CDS encoding prohibitin family protein produces the protein MSTIQMPTGRPRPQMPRIGNPLRAIAGKAPLVVGAVLLLLLTPSMFVYINPGNVGIVIHKLGGGVDRHPLGQGLHFRNPLTTGIEEYPVFMQTLVLARGNAEGSASNDEINVNSIEGQPVSLDVSLSFELDASKTPRLYTTFRTDIEHIQHGYVKQSIRQALQEVVGSEPIADMLGPKKAEVVARAQNLIATRLAQYGFMVKQFTINEIRAPAEVMQAINTKNVMQQQALTAQNELQKNMYNAQGDSIRASGRAKAILTEAQAQAQANQLLSQSITPTLVQYEMTKKWNGQMPQVTGGATPLLQLSPPGNR
- a CDS encoding potassium/proton antiporter, whose product is MFAVDALILVAGVLLLAAVASSSFSSRFGVPALVLFVAAGMLAGSEGVGGIDFDNFEWAHAVGTISLAVILFDGGLRTSYASFRRGLAPALGLATVGVALTTVITGAAAAWVLGLPLIEGMLLGAIVGSTDAAAVFAALRGSGLRLRERVNATLEVESGANDPMAVFLTLGLLEVRMGRMEAGWGLVWFFLLQVVVGAAVGIGVGWIGVQLNRRLRLAATGLYPVLATAVALVAFGAAAEMHGSGFLAVYLAGIVAGNERTVQRRGVLVFTDGIAWLSQIVMFVVLGLLSFPSHVLAVAWQGLAIGAVLIAVARPLAVAAVLLPLRFTPREVAFVAWAGLKGAVPIVLALFPLLLGLPSAPLLFNVVFFIVLLSAVTQGWSLPVAARRLGMEEPGDDEPSVALELLGPDGEIAGDVVRYAVTDRSPAAGRTLRDLALPEGAVVAMVLRHGEMIPPAGETEIRAGDHVSVVLRPQVRPAVDRAFADAPVGGGDGDSDSLARKGD
- a CDS encoding DNA polymerase IV — protein: MTATERPRRILLADCDSYFVRCAMLADPEGAGKAELLLVGGRPDGRGVVTSASYAARKFGAHAGMPMSQAVRLCPRAMVVPVPGEMVQRKHREVRAVLDEFSPVVEAASVDEFYLDLTGTEELYHHEPLEDTARRIQQAVLERTGISLSIGAATQRTLAKMAAGVNKPFGIHVVPPGGEAEFIARFDLADIPGVGPAFAESLRRRGATRVRDLVPLDEATLVAWLGESRGRWLHRLARGLGGEGGVTPRAPQKSISHERTFPQDIRTEEEIEAKLLYLVGETGASLRADGLKARTVTVKMRYGDFTDRTASRTVNEPLESDRAIYAVARELLRQMRAQRRGGIRLLGVGVSRLGADGEAEPMLFEPPQGLETDRDRRLSAATDRLRGRFGRDAVLPARVAPPRKE
- a CDS encoding S1C family serine protease, producing the protein MRRASQRSARTATLLATLVLVAAPAAGQPRAQAPAANPTPREIAANAHASLLMIRAIAADGDTVGLGTGFVVSPDGLFITNYHVIEEASRLQVSLLDGGSWQDVSLVSGDPTSDLALMQLPARGLRYLKLGTDNDLEVGDKVYVMGNPLGMSGTFTDGMVSGKRPLEGVAMLQISAPISPGSSGGPVMNERGEVIGVATMMVMGGQNLNMAVPVRYALPMVASRGTPRPFSRSVLVANPHAGLALVGDHPEPALDGGSGAVVHRRQPQREVEDQLAVITPMLQVRGFVAAFPVATGSAARGGGDAHDFTLEKGVSYLITARCDRDCSNVDLGVYDRGDHLLHSDTDDDDYPTISFTPPETGTYHVAVRVAQCSAEPCSYGVAVYRRDIGNRQASASTGK
- a CDS encoding amidohydrolase, which gives rise to MATATAETELLIRTRRDLHQHPELGFQEHRTAGIVADRLRAAGYDVRTGIAETGVVGTLRGGAGGGPTLLLRADMDALPIQEETTHGFASTVAGQMHACGHDAHTAIGLAVAERLAARRERWGGTVKYVFQPAEEGGQGALRMIEQGVLDGVDRALGLHVWTGLPSGIVGVTPGPFMASAGEFEITIRGRGGHGAMPEQTIDAVMIGAQVVVALQSIVSRNVSPLESAVVTVSSFQAGKAFNVIADTARLLGTVRAFDVEACEELPRRMERIVAGVCQAMGAEYDFRYRQDTPPTVNDARMADVVRAAAEEVVGADRVRFGPEVRTMAAEDFGEFLLRVPGCYFFVGAMSEPKGAVHPHHSPHFDICEECMPVAVSVLEQAALRVLSATV
- a CDS encoding AAA family ATPase, whose amino-acid sequence is MLKTVNLRFGADENEPGLSFEPGPMTVFVGPNNSGKSLALRELECYVESGGEDLGHIIESMEPDLPAPEVVREMVLSRQVCDPAHPAPAGFTRVVRLKSPGEFSRRRAEDPAEPLEEQLIDLGAVTRALGDLDHLADEEFALLCRDVLTLFLIRLDGQTRLALTQPRAAGKPDDHPAHHLAALWRDDVARARIREITGDAFGMFFVIDKSTDGELFRIRMSERPPLDDAEEQGDDDRAMAFHGRAHDIASLSDGVRAFTGLTAAVMSADYRIMLVDEPEAFLHPPLTRKLGKRLTQLAAERGANVMASTHSPEFLMGCVQSGHRVNVVRLTWRAGVATARHLRADRLDTMMKDPLLRSTGVLNALFHEGAIVCEADADRVFYSEINERLLAARAGGADGCLFMNAQNKQTIRRIVRPLREMGIPAVAVVDLDILKGREDFRDLLKATFVPQVFWEPWEEQRDRIQQKLRGEDWKGGGIYRASREVRAMAEQLLTSCAEYGLFIVPTGELECWLPELEVGGHGPEWLTAVFQKMGTDPGSADYQRPGSGGVWRFVQRVAQWIANPRRKGMGDEIIPLDHLLAPPEHVDEPPPEPTEAKDAAPPMPEPRADGESRPSGEPRRNGKQRRAERDDEDDEDEHPRSEHRNGGRDHHRNGGRPDRHRRDDRERENDRPRRPDREPEPQDAAPAIAGEAQAA